A stretch of the Fibrobacter sp. UBA4297 genome encodes the following:
- a CDS encoding LysR family transcriptional regulator yields MDNKFIRAEEVAKELDVSKPYAYKLIRQLNEELKSKGFITISGRVNRQYFNERFYGTGKEVNKDAGI; encoded by the coding sequence ATGGATAACAAATTTATTCGGGCAGAAGAAGTCGCAAAAGAGTTGGACGTGTCGAAGCCCTATGCCTACAAGCTCATTCGGCAGCTCAACGAGGAACTGAAAAGCAAGGGCTTCATCACCATCTCGGGGCGAGTCAATCGCCAGTATTTTAATGAACGTTTCTACGGAACCGGAAAGGAAGTGAACAAGGATGCCGGTATTTAA